The following coding sequences are from one Bradyrhizobium sp. 200 window:
- a CDS encoding ATP-binding sensor histidine kinase yields the protein MQQSLNVAHSDGSSQVLWEDGERVFSRGWRLDDNGNRLAVLLVAPAADHPSQSRLDRLTHEYELKDELDGAWAARPLALMRDAGRTVLVLDDPGGEPLDRLLGGPMELARFLRLAIAVTSTLGKLHQRGLIHKDIKPANIVVDCADGHVRLTGFGIASRLSRERQAPEPPETIAGTLAYMAPEQTGRMNRSVDARSDLYALGVTLYQMLTGVLPFTGADPMEWVHCHIARAPVPPCERLKNLPGSVSAIIMKLLAKTAEERYQTAAGAESDLRRCLAEWETRGDIDEFPPGEHDTPDRLLIPEKLYGRTAEIDTLLASFDRIVAGGRPELVLVSGYSGIGKSAIVNELHKSLVLPRGLFASGKFDQYKRDIPYATLAQAFQSLIRPLLSKTEAELRQWREALLEALEPNGRLIVDLVPELKHIIGEQPPVPELPPQDAQGRFQLVFRRFIGVFARPEHPLALFLDDLQWLDAATLDLLEDLLTRPDVQNLLLIGAYRGNEVDPIHPLRRKLEAMRRAGAILQDIVLAPLTCEDLGQLIADSVHSEPGRITPLARLIHEKTTGNPLFAIQFISALADEALLTFHYGEARWCWDLNRIHAKDYTDNVVDLMVGKLKRLSAETRNALQKLACLGNHAGFTTLRIVYQDSAEEMHGQLWEAVRAGLIFRSEDSYKFLHDRVQEAAYSLIPKESRAEAHLRIGMLLAAQTPPERLEETIFEIVNQLNRGSHLITSNEELERVAELNFIAGKRAKTSTAYASALNYLVSGAALLPGDSWERQHDLIFELELHRAECEFLTGALADAEQRLAVLSARAATTIERARVTCLQVDLYTTLDQGSRAIEVGLDYLRHLGIDWSPHPTEDEARREYERIWSQLGSRTIESLIDLPLMSDAASLATLDVLTKLGPPAHYTDSNVRSMVICRAVNLSLEGGNCDGSCYAYTVLGRIAGPEFGDYEAGLRFGRLGYELVEQRGLKRFQARTYLNFGYLLMFWTKHVREGRDLLRRAFETANQIGDLTFAAYYYTHLNTYLLAAGDPLDNVQVEVEHGLAFARNIQFGFAIDSIAGQLGLIRTLRGLTPIFGCFDDGQFDELLLESRFCRNPDLALAEGSYRTRKLQARYFAGDYAGALEASLRAQQLQPTSASFFECAEYHFYSALSRAASCEFAAADQWQEHVDALAAHHRQLEVWATACPDNFENRAALVGAEIARIEGRALDAEHLYEHAIHSAHTHGLVHNEALANEVAARFYAARGFKKIAHAYLQDARYAYIRWGAGGKVRQLDESYPHLREEKPVAGPTSTIGAPIEQLDLATVIKVSHAVSGEIVLEKLIDTLMRAAIEHAGAGRGLLILAVGDGYRIEAEVTTTNDTVTVDQRQASVTAAHLPESILHYVIRTKESVLLHDAAAANPFSADKYINQHHARSILCLPLLKQGRLAGVLYLENNLTAHVFTPDRVTVLKVLASQAAISLENSRLYRDVADREGKIRRLVDANIIGILIADREGRIREANDAFLRILGYDREDLVSGRVRWAELSPPEWRERDILTQEELNSTGIVQPFEKEYVRKDGGRVPVLIGAALFKEGGDERLAFVLDLTERKRVEEALSQAQRLSRTGNWIYNATTMRYLYWSDESYRIWGFDPLQGLPSRQSMWERIHPEDRDRVVAAVGTAVRQKTDFVAEFRLLLPDGTIKWVEGTSYHTFSPQGTLTEVITTTVDVTERRRAQDEREKLRQLELDFAHMNRVSMMGELAASLSHEILHPIATARNNARAGMRFLEMSPPNLDETREALACVVRDVDRAKDIVGRMRDHIKKSPPRKERFDLNSATNEVIVLAQSVIHRNGVSVQTRLSDGLLPVMGDCVQLQQVLLNLILNAAEAMGSVEEGARELLISIEQDQAGVLVAVRDSGPGIDAEHLDRVFDAFYTTKSSGTGMGLSICRSIIHAHGGKLWAEANEPRGAVFQFTLPADNDS from the coding sequence ATGCAGCAGTCGTTGAACGTCGCGCACTCGGATGGTAGCTCTCAGGTGTTGTGGGAGGACGGCGAGCGCGTGTTCAGCCGTGGCTGGCGACTGGACGACAATGGCAACCGGCTCGCCGTGCTGCTTGTTGCCCCTGCCGCCGACCACCCGTCTCAGTCGAGACTCGATCGCCTCACGCACGAATACGAGCTGAAAGATGAGCTCGACGGGGCATGGGCGGCGCGGCCGCTGGCCCTCATGCGCGACGCCGGTCGGACCGTGCTGGTGCTCGATGATCCGGGCGGCGAGCCGCTCGACCGTTTGCTCGGCGGGCCCATGGAGCTAGCACGCTTCCTGCGCCTAGCTATCGCTGTTACCTCGACTCTGGGCAAGCTTCATCAACGGGGGCTCATCCACAAAGACATCAAGCCAGCCAATATTGTGGTGGACTGCGCGGATGGACACGTGCGGCTCACCGGGTTTGGCATCGCATCGCGTCTGTCCCGCGAGCGGCAGGCGCCCGAGCCGCCCGAGACCATCGCCGGCACGCTTGCCTACATGGCACCCGAACAAACCGGGCGGATGAACCGCTCGGTCGACGCCCGCAGCGATCTCTACGCCCTTGGCGTCACGCTATACCAGATGCTCACGGGTGTTCTGCCGTTCACGGGGGCCGATCCGATGGAATGGGTGCACTGCCATATTGCAAGAGCACCGGTGCCGCCCTGCGAGCGGTTAAAAAACCTCCCAGGCTCCGTCTCTGCGATCATTATGAAGCTGCTCGCCAAGACTGCTGAGGAGCGTTACCAGACGGCTGCAGGCGCCGAGAGCGATCTACGGCGTTGCCTTGCTGAATGGGAAACCCGAGGCGATATCGACGAATTCCCGCCCGGGGAACACGACACTCCGGACCGGCTGCTGATCCCCGAGAAATTGTATGGTCGGACAGCCGAGATTGATACCCTGCTTGCGTCCTTCGACCGTATCGTCGCCGGCGGCAGGCCGGAGTTGGTGCTGGTTTCCGGATACTCCGGCATCGGCAAGTCCGCGATCGTCAATGAGCTTCATAAGTCACTTGTTCTACCCCGCGGTCTTTTTGCATCGGGCAAGTTTGACCAGTACAAGCGCGACATCCCCTACGCCACCCTTGCGCAGGCCTTTCAGAGCCTGATCCGCCCGCTTTTGAGCAAGACCGAAGCGGAGCTGCGGCAATGGCGGGAGGCGCTGCTCGAGGCGCTCGAACCAAACGGTCGACTCATTGTTGATCTCGTCCCGGAATTGAAGCACATCATCGGCGAACAGCCACCGGTCCCCGAGCTGCCGCCACAGGATGCGCAGGGCCGCTTTCAGCTGGTGTTCCGGCGATTTATCGGTGTATTCGCGCGGCCGGAACATCCGCTCGCTCTGTTCCTCGACGATCTTCAATGGCTCGATGCAGCAACGCTCGATTTGCTCGAGGATCTGTTGACCCGGCCGGATGTGCAGAACCTGTTGTTGATTGGCGCTTACCGCGGCAACGAAGTCGATCCCATCCACCCGCTGAGGCGCAAGCTCGAAGCGATGCGCCGAGCTGGAGCGATATTGCAAGACATCGTATTGGCACCCCTAACCTGCGAAGACTTGGGACAACTAATCGCGGACTCTGTTCACAGCGAACCAGGAAGAATTACGCCGCTGGCACGGCTGATCCACGAGAAAACAACCGGTAATCCGCTTTTCGCTATTCAGTTCATTTCTGCTCTCGCCGACGAAGCGTTGCTCACTTTCCATTATGGCGAGGCACGATGGTGTTGGGACCTGAATCGCATTCACGCCAAAGATTACACCGACAATGTGGTGGACCTTATGGTGGGGAAGCTGAAGCGCCTGTCCGCCGAAACCCGGAACGCATTGCAGAAGCTCGCCTGCCTTGGCAACCACGCAGGGTTCACCACGTTGCGGATCGTTTACCAGGACTCCGCGGAGGAGATGCATGGCCAGCTTTGGGAAGCTGTGCGAGCGGGGCTGATCTTTCGTTCGGAAGATTCCTACAAGTTTCTCCACGACCGTGTCCAGGAAGCCGCCTACTCCTTGATCCCGAAGGAATCGCGCGCCGAAGCCCATCTCCGAATAGGGATGCTGCTCGCAGCGCAGACCCCTCCAGAGAGGCTGGAGGAGACGATCTTCGAAATCGTCAATCAGCTCAATCGCGGCTCGCATCTCATCACGTCAAATGAGGAGCTTGAGCGGGTCGCGGAGTTGAATTTCATTGCGGGTAAACGAGCCAAGACCTCGACAGCGTATGCCTCGGCGCTGAACTATCTGGTCTCCGGCGCGGCACTGCTGCCAGGCGACTCTTGGGAGCGTCAGCACGACCTGATCTTTGAGCTGGAACTGCACCGGGCCGAATGTGAGTTCCTCACTGGTGCACTGGCGGACGCCGAGCAGCGCCTGGCGGTGCTGTCGGCCCGTGCCGCAACGACGATCGAACGAGCCCGGGTCACGTGCCTGCAGGTGGATCTTTACACGACCCTGGATCAGGGCAGCCGCGCGATCGAAGTCGGTCTAGACTATCTCCGACACCTGGGCATCGACTGGTCCCCGCACCCGACGGAAGACGAGGCTCGGCGCGAGTATGAGCGCATCTGGTCGCAACTCGGCTCCCGCACGATAGAAAGCCTCATTGATCTGCCTTTGATGAGCGATGCCGCATCGCTCGCGACCCTCGATGTCCTGACGAAGCTCGGGCCGCCTGCCCACTATACGGATTCGAACGTACGTTCGATGGTCATCTGTCGAGCAGTCAATCTCAGCCTTGAGGGTGGCAATTGTGACGGCTCGTGCTACGCCTATACAGTGCTTGGCAGAATTGCTGGACCGGAATTCGGCGACTACGAGGCAGGACTTCGGTTCGGCCGTCTCGGCTATGAACTGGTCGAACAGCGCGGGCTAAAGCGCTTCCAGGCCAGGACCTATTTGAACTTTGGATACTTACTCATGTTCTGGACGAAACATGTCCGGGAAGGTCGTGATCTGCTGCGGCGTGCGTTTGAGACGGCAAACCAGATCGGTGACCTCACTTTTGCGGCGTACTACTACACCCACCTGAACACGTATCTTCTCGCGGCCGGAGATCCGCTCGATAACGTGCAAGTCGAGGTCGAGCATGGTCTCGCGTTCGCGCGGAACATACAGTTCGGCTTTGCGATTGACTCCATCGCCGGCCAGCTTGGGCTGATTCGGACACTCCGCGGCTTGACGCCGATTTTCGGTTGCTTTGACGATGGTCAGTTTGACGAACTCCTACTGGAGTCCCGTTTCTGCAGGAACCCGGATCTGGCGTTGGCCGAGGGCTCGTATCGGACCCGCAAGCTGCAGGCACGCTACTTTGCCGGCGACTATGCGGGTGCCCTCGAGGCCTCATTAAGGGCGCAACAGCTGCAGCCGACATCGGCGTCCTTTTTCGAATGCGCGGAATATCACTTTTACAGTGCGCTCTCCAGAGCAGCATCCTGCGAGTTCGCGGCGGCCGACCAATGGCAGGAGCATGTCGACGCACTGGCCGCGCACCACCGACAGCTCGAGGTCTGGGCGACGGCTTGCCCGGACAACTTCGAGAACCGCGCCGCGCTGGTCGGGGCGGAGATCGCCCGGATCGAAGGCCGCGCGCTCGATGCCGAACATCTTTACGAGCACGCTATCCACTCGGCACACACACACGGCTTGGTCCACAACGAGGCGCTCGCCAACGAAGTCGCCGCACGCTTTTATGCCGCACGCGGGTTCAAGAAGATCGCGCATGCCTATCTGCAGGACGCGCGGTACGCATACATCCGTTGGGGAGCCGGCGGCAAGGTACGCCAACTCGACGAGTCGTATCCGCACCTCAGGGAGGAAAAGCCGGTTGCCGGCCCCACAAGCACGATCGGGGCACCCATCGAACAACTGGATCTAGCTACTGTTATCAAAGTCTCGCACGCCGTGTCGGGCGAAATCGTTCTAGAAAAACTGATCGACACGCTGATGCGCGCAGCGATTGAGCACGCGGGTGCCGGGCGAGGTCTGCTGATCCTTGCGGTCGGTGATGGGTATCGGATTGAGGCGGAAGTCACGACCACAAATGACACGGTGACCGTCGATCAGCGGCAAGCAAGTGTCACCGCTGCACATCTGCCAGAGTCCATCCTACACTACGTGATCCGGACGAAAGAGAGCGTTCTTCTCCACGATGCCGCAGCCGCGAACCCGTTTTCCGCCGATAAGTACATTAATCAGCATCACGCCCGTTCAATTCTCTGCCTGCCGTTGCTCAAACAGGGCAGACTGGCCGGTGTACTATACCTCGAAAACAATCTGACGGCCCACGTTTTCACACCTGACCGCGTCACAGTGTTGAAGGTGCTTGCATCGCAGGCGGCAATCTCGCTCGAAAATTCGCGGCTTTATCGCGACGTCGCAGATCGCGAAGGGAAGATTCGGCGTTTGGTCGATGCCAACATCATTGGAATCCTCATTGCCGACCGCGAAGGTCGAATTCGTGAAGCCAATGACGCGTTTCTACGCATCTTAGGATATGACCGTGAGGACTTGGTTTCGGGCCGCGTGCGCTGGGCCGAGCTGTCCCCGCCCGAATGGCGCGAACGCGACATATTGACTCAGGAAGAACTGAACTCAACCGGAATAGTTCAGCCCTTCGAGAAGGAGTATGTCCGGAAAGACGGCGGCCGTGTTCCTGTGCTTATTGGCGCCGCTCTGTTCAAAGAAGGAGGCGACGAGCGCCTCGCATTCGTGCTCGATTTGACGGAGCGCAAGCGCGTCGAGGAAGCGCTTAGCCAAGCACAGAGACTCAGCCGCACCGGCAATTGGATCTATAACGCGACAACGATGCGTTACCTCTATTGGTCGGACGAGAGTTACAGGATCTGGGGGTTTGATCCGCTGCAAGGCCTTCCAAGTCGACAAAGTATGTGGGAACGCATTCACCCAGAGGACCGCGACAGAGTGGTGGCAGCGGTGGGGACGGCCGTGCGACAGAAAACAGATTTTGTTGCCGAGTTCAGACTCCTCCTACCCGATGGAACGATCAAATGGGTCGAAGGAACCAGCTATCATACGTTTTCCCCTCAGGGAACGCTGACCGAGGTTATCACCACAACCGTCGATGTGACGGAACGAAGGCGGGCACAGGACGAGCGCGAAAAGCTGCGCCAGCTCGAGTTGGATTTCGCCCACATGAACCGCGTGAGCATGATGGGAGAATTGGCCGCCTCGCTGTCTCACGAAATTCTGCATCCGATCGCTACCGCTCGTAACAACGCCCGTGCAGGGATGCGCTTTTTGGAAATGAGTCCACCAAATCTGGATGAGACCAGGGAAGCGCTCGCTTGCGTTGTCAGGGACGTGGACCGAGCCAAGGATATCGTTGGACGGATGCGTGATCACATCAAGAAGTCGCCTCCGCGAAAGGAGCGTTTTGATCTCAATTCGGCTACTAATGAAGTGATTGTACTGGCGCAAAGCGTGATCCACAGGAACGGCGTTTCGGTCCAGACTCGGCTTTCAGATGGACTGCTTCCGGTTATGGGGGATTGCGTTCAGCTGCAACAGGTCTTGCTGAACCTGATTCTGAACGCAGCTGAAGCAATGGGCTCGGTTGAGGAGGGGGCAAGAGAGCTGTTGATCAGCATCGAGCAGGATCAGGCAGGCGTCCTCGTAGCCGTACGCGATTCTGGGCCCGGTATTGATGCGGAGCATCTCGATCGAGTGTTCGACGCCTTTTACACCACCAAATCCAGTGGAACAGGAATGGGGTTGTCGATATGCCGCTCCATTATCCATGCTCATGGGGGCAAGTTGTGGGCGGAAGCGAACGAACCTCGTGGCGCGGTATTTCAGTTCACCCTGCCGGCGGACAACGACTCATGA
- a CDS encoding response regulator → MEPAMLNRTLVAIVDDDRLYRESMRKLVGLMGYSVEAFPSAADFLASRVLPETTCLIADVHMPGMTGVELHRHLVDAGYAIPTILITAYPDEVVRDQALADGIVCYLGKPVDDDYLERCLRSALQRGKPIEDNS, encoded by the coding sequence ATGGAACCGGCAATGTTGAACCGAACATTGGTAGCCATCGTCGACGACGATCGGCTCTATCGTGAGTCAATGCGAAAGCTCGTAGGATTAATGGGCTACAGTGTCGAGGCGTTTCCGTCAGCAGCCGATTTCCTAGCGTCGCGCGTTTTGCCAGAAACCACCTGCTTGATCGCCGACGTTCACATGCCCGGAATGACTGGAGTCGAGCTGCACAGGCATTTGGTCGATGCAGGGTACGCGATTCCGACGATCCTCATTACCGCCTATCCCGATGAGGTCGTCAGAGATCAGGCTCTAGCGGACGGGATTGTTTGCTACCTCGGCAAGCCAGTGGATGATGACTATCTCGAGCGATGCCTGCGTTCGGCCCTGCAGCGGGGTAAGCCGATTGAAGACAATTCATGA